Proteins encoded by one window of Silvibacterium dinghuense:
- a CDS encoding tyrosine-protein phosphatase: MIDIHHHLLYGLDDGSPDIETSLAMAEAAAADGITHIVCTPHASSNFAYQPELNQERLAALRERLGDRITLGIGCDFHLSYDNIEDALKNRTKYTINQKKYLLVEFNDFMIPQNITDVFYELSIAGQQPIITHPERNAVIKRNPERMKDWIREGALVQITSSSLTGRFGKTAQALSFQFLEKNWVHFLATDAHNLDSRPPKLSEGYEVLEKRFGKETAERLCVTNPRAVFYGEDFPRQPQALDIADEHSGQPLPKKGFFGRLFSRD, encoded by the coding sequence ATGATTGATATCCATCACCATCTGCTCTACGGTCTCGATGACGGCTCGCCCGACATCGAGACTTCGCTTGCCATGGCCGAAGCCGCAGCCGCCGATGGCATCACCCATATCGTCTGCACGCCGCACGCCAGCTCCAACTTCGCCTACCAGCCGGAGCTCAACCAGGAGCGCCTGGCAGCACTGCGCGAGCGCCTCGGCGATCGCATCACGCTTGGCATCGGCTGCGACTTTCACCTCTCCTACGACAACATCGAAGACGCGCTCAAGAACCGGACGAAGTACACCATCAACCAGAAAAAGTACCTCCTGGTTGAGTTCAACGACTTCATGATCCCGCAGAACATTACCGATGTGTTCTACGAGCTCAGCATTGCCGGACAGCAGCCGATTATCACCCACCCTGAGCGGAATGCCGTCATCAAGCGCAATCCTGAACGCATGAAGGATTGGATTCGCGAAGGCGCACTGGTGCAGATCACCTCTTCCTCGCTCACCGGCCGCTTCGGCAAAACCGCGCAGGCACTCTCCTTCCAGTTTCTCGAGAAGAACTGGGTCCACTTTCTCGCCACCGATGCGCATAACCTGGACTCGCGGCCGCCGAAGCTCAGTGAAGGCTATGAGGTGCTTGAAAAACGCTTCGGCAAGGAGACTGCGGAACGCCTCTGCGTCACCAATCCCCGCGCAGTCTTTTACGGAGAGGATTTTCCCCGCCAGCCGCAGGCTCTGGATATTGCCGACGAACATAGCGGACAGCCCTTGCCCAAGAAGGGCTTCTTCGGACGCCTGTTTTCGCGCGACTGA
- a CDS encoding phosphocholine-specific phospholipase C, whose amino-acid sequence MKRTRRDFFRIVAAAAGASAMPLSIRRALAIPPHRVTGTIQDVEHVVILMQENRSFDHYFGTMRGVRGFNDPRPARLPNGKPVWYQPPAETKTHRYHARGLSDSAEHVLPFYLNPKQTTEFQAGTDHGWSSGHLSWNHGHHNQWVNQKQDVITMGYLRREDVSFHYALADAFTVCDAYHCSIHADTCPNRIYLWSGTIDARNALGKKPNGPGIEERSHTNGYTWTTYPERLEKAGVSWKLYQGGSGEPGTPTDNYTDNSLEFFAAYQVKEGADPHGPLVQKGVTDRTLREFREDVANNRLAQVNWIVAPYKYSEHPEASPTDGAYYINLVLDALTSNPEMWSKTVFILNYDENDGLFDHVLPPMPPHTQAQNASGMVSAELVDSLKDEFLDLNKYPHEMTPLVPGADPGGLQPIGLGVRLPMVIASPWTRGGWVCSETFDHTSVLRFLEARFGIEEPNISAWRRSICGDLTSAFDFAGTPDGKPVKFTAPAPLNSAHKPWHVPAVQEMPAQEPGTRPSRALPYEIYAHSRVEDGRVWVDFTNAGKAGMAFYAFNGLAVDTPPRRYSIAAGDKLADYWPLEEGKYRLALWGPHGYHSEFRGNAAELPGVEVAVAYDQSSGNVTLTVTNTGAKSATVKIANAYAPDAKPREYTVAAGASQVDRWDLGASHSWFDLSVTSPDSPEYLRRYAGHVETGRPSVSDPGLFREA is encoded by the coding sequence GTGAAACGTACTCGCCGCGATTTCTTTCGCATCGTCGCTGCTGCGGCTGGCGCATCGGCCATGCCGCTCAGCATTCGCCGCGCACTGGCTATTCCTCCCCATCGAGTTACGGGCACGATTCAGGACGTGGAGCACGTTGTCATCCTGATGCAGGAGAACCGCTCCTTCGATCACTATTTCGGTACGATGCGTGGCGTGCGTGGTTTCAACGATCCGCGTCCCGCGCGGCTGCCGAACGGCAAGCCCGTCTGGTATCAGCCGCCGGCGGAGACAAAGACGCATCGCTACCACGCTCGCGGACTTTCCGACTCGGCCGAGCATGTCCTGCCGTTCTATCTGAATCCAAAGCAAACGACCGAGTTTCAGGCGGGCACGGACCATGGTTGGAGCAGCGGCCATCTCTCCTGGAATCATGGCCACCACAACCAGTGGGTGAATCAGAAGCAGGACGTCATCACCATGGGCTATTTGCGGCGCGAAGATGTGAGCTTTCACTATGCGCTGGCCGATGCCTTCACCGTGTGTGACGCATACCATTGCTCCATTCACGCGGACACCTGTCCGAACCGGATCTATCTGTGGAGCGGAACCATCGATGCGCGCAATGCCCTGGGCAAAAAGCCGAACGGCCCGGGCATCGAAGAGCGCAGCCATACCAACGGCTACACGTGGACGACTTATCCGGAGCGCCTCGAAAAAGCGGGGGTGAGCTGGAAGCTCTATCAGGGCGGTAGCGGAGAGCCGGGCACGCCGACGGATAATTACACGGATAACTCGCTCGAGTTCTTTGCCGCCTATCAGGTAAAAGAAGGCGCCGATCCACATGGTCCGCTGGTGCAGAAGGGCGTGACCGATCGTACACTGCGCGAGTTTCGCGAGGATGTCGCGAACAATCGCCTCGCGCAGGTGAACTGGATCGTCGCGCCGTACAAGTACAGTGAGCATCCCGAAGCTTCGCCGACCGATGGAGCGTACTACATCAACCTGGTGCTGGATGCCCTCACGTCGAACCCGGAGATGTGGAGCAAGACGGTCTTCATTCTGAACTACGACGAGAATGACGGGCTCTTCGACCATGTGCTGCCGCCGATGCCTCCACACACGCAGGCACAGAATGCCTCGGGGATGGTGTCAGCCGAGCTGGTGGATTCGCTCAAGGATGAGTTCCTCGATCTGAACAAGTATCCGCATGAAATGACCCCCCTGGTTCCAGGTGCGGACCCAGGCGGGCTGCAGCCGATTGGCCTCGGGGTGCGGTTGCCGATGGTCATCGCCTCGCCGTGGACGCGTGGCGGCTGGGTCTGCTCGGAGACCTTCGACCATACGTCCGTACTGCGTTTCCTCGAAGCACGCTTCGGCATCGAGGAGCCGAATATCAGCGCATGGCGGCGTTCGATCTGCGGCGACCTGACATCCGCCTTCGACTTTGCAGGCACGCCGGATGGAAAGCCGGTGAAATTCACCGCGCCCGCGCCTCTGAACTCGGCGCACAAACCCTGGCATGTGCCGGCAGTGCAGGAGATGCCGGCACAGGAGCCGGGCACGCGGCCCTCGCGAGCGCTCCCATATGAGATCTACGCACATAGCCGGGTGGAAGACGGGCGGGTGTGGGTGGACTTCACGAACGCCGGCAAGGCGGGGATGGCGTTCTATGCCTTCAACGGGCTGGCCGTCGATACGCCGCCACGCCGCTACAGCATCGCTGCAGGTGACAAGCTGGCGGATTACTGGCCGCTCGAAGAAGGGAAGTATCGATTGGCGCTATGGGGACCGCATGGATATCACAGCGAGTTCCGCGGGAATGCAGCAGAGTTACCGGGCGTAGAGGTCGCGGTAGCGTATGACCAGTCGTCGGGAAATGTCACTCTTACAGTGACAAATACAGGGGCGAAGTCGGCGACGGTGAAGATTGCCAATGCCTATGCTCCAGATGCGAAGCCGCGGGAATACACCGTTGCAGCGGGAGCGTCGCAGGTTGATCGCTGGGATTTGGGTGCGAGCCACTCGTGGTTCGATCTCTCCGTTACCAGTCCGGACTCCCCGGAATATCTACGCCGCTATGCCGGACATGTGGAGACGGGCCGCCCCAGCGTGAG
- a CDS encoding response regulator, with product MSEPRVILLVEDDPDHEVLTIRALRKSNIANEIRVARDGEEALRLLFGSDPDSLQAAPQVILLDLKLPKIDGLEVLRRIRESDKTCMLPVVILTSSDEESDIVRSYRLGVNSYIRKPVNFSEFADATRQLGMYWLVLNECPPLAN from the coding sequence ATGTCTGAGCCCAGAGTCATTCTTCTCGTAGAAGACGATCCGGATCACGAAGTCCTGACCATTCGCGCCCTGCGCAAGTCTAATATCGCGAATGAAATTCGCGTCGCCCGCGACGGCGAGGAAGCGCTCCGCCTGCTCTTTGGCTCGGACCCGGACTCGCTGCAGGCTGCCCCCCAGGTCATCCTCCTCGACCTCAAGCTGCCCAAGATCGACGGGCTCGAGGTGCTTCGCCGTATCCGCGAAAGCGACAAGACCTGCATGCTGCCGGTCGTCATCCTCACCTCTTCGGATGAAGAGAGCGACATTGTCCGCAGCTATCGCCTCGGTGTGAACAGCTACATCCGCAAACCCGTCAATTTCAGCGAGTTCGCGGACGCAACCCGGCAGTTAGGTATGTACTGGCTGGTACTGAACGAATGCCCACCCCTGGCGAACTGA
- a CDS encoding CHASE3 domain-containing protein, whose amino-acid sequence MLAIICLNSWLALRSIEVLNRSEYWVAHTWQVIQQLEHVISSAKDGESGARGFLLTGDDSYLAPYTRARQVLPGEIDEVQKLTSDNPDEQKRVIELREVVNSRLQLLEQGIEGKRGGDATPLQLMVVSGTGEAEMDRTREIVSSMQAEEQGLLAQRTSHSASARRRAIWSVLFASTFDVVMIGLAFWMFNRERGFRQRADFVASRLEKLQSISDTGLNRLDSAELTIALTGRLRSVLHADSVVFCNWNDDEIEVVHGDGIPVRPGRKITLDPSGPLYLAGVEKRLIRAQGEESKAIPFPALSSQMAVVLVMPVIVANEVRALLLAGTHQARSFAVQDEQLLTLAADRIGLALDRARAYEAEHAARQRAEAAAAEVTALNAELEDRVRIRTAELEATNRELEAFSYSVSHDLRAPLRSVDGFSLALEEDFMESLNEEGRDFIRRIRAGVQRMGQLIDSLLQLSRITRAEIAYESFNLSELAEEVANELRAQNPDRNLAFHIQPDMQVQADPRLLRVALENLLGNAVKFTAKKPAAVIDVGYIPESGEYYVRDNGAGFDMQYANKLFVAFQRLHGDKDFKGSGIGLATVARVIRRHHGTMRAEAKLNEGATFTFTLR is encoded by the coding sequence GTGCTTGCCATCATCTGCCTCAACTCCTGGCTGGCGCTGCGCTCCATCGAGGTACTGAACCGGAGCGAGTACTGGGTAGCTCATACCTGGCAGGTTATCCAGCAACTGGAGCACGTCATCAGCTCCGCCAAGGATGGCGAAAGCGGGGCCCGGGGCTTTCTGCTTACCGGCGATGACAGCTATCTTGCCCCCTACACTCGCGCGCGCCAGGTGCTCCCAGGCGAAATCGACGAGGTACAAAAGCTCACCTCCGACAATCCGGATGAGCAGAAGCGTGTCATCGAGCTGCGGGAGGTGGTCAACAGCCGCCTGCAGCTTCTTGAACAGGGCATCGAAGGCAAGCGCGGCGGTGATGCTACCCCGCTGCAGCTGATGGTCGTAAGCGGCACCGGCGAAGCCGAGATGGACCGCACACGCGAGATCGTAAGCAGCATGCAGGCTGAGGAACAGGGGCTGCTCGCACAGCGGACCTCGCACTCGGCCTCGGCACGGCGGCGCGCCATCTGGAGCGTGCTCTTTGCCAGCACCTTCGATGTCGTGATGATCGGTCTTGCCTTCTGGATGTTCAACCGGGAGCGAGGCTTCCGTCAGCGTGCGGATTTTGTCGCCTCACGCCTGGAAAAGCTCCAATCCATCAGCGACACGGGCCTCAATCGTCTCGACAGCGCCGAGCTTACCATCGCGCTTACTGGACGCCTGCGCTCCGTACTGCATGCCGACAGCGTTGTGTTCTGTAACTGGAACGACGATGAAATCGAGGTTGTACATGGGGACGGCATTCCTGTGCGCCCCGGTCGCAAGATCACCCTTGACCCTTCCGGACCACTCTATCTCGCCGGCGTGGAGAAACGGCTCATCCGCGCACAGGGAGAGGAATCGAAGGCCATTCCATTCCCCGCTCTCAGCTCGCAAATGGCCGTGGTCCTGGTGATGCCGGTGATCGTTGCCAACGAGGTACGCGCGCTTCTGCTGGCAGGCACGCATCAAGCCCGATCCTTCGCCGTGCAGGATGAGCAGCTGCTTACGCTCGCCGCCGACCGCATCGGTCTCGCGCTCGACCGCGCCCGCGCCTACGAGGCGGAGCACGCCGCACGCCAACGGGCAGAGGCCGCAGCCGCCGAGGTGACAGCCCTGAACGCAGAGCTCGAAGATCGCGTCCGCATCCGCACGGCCGAGCTGGAGGCGACCAACCGTGAGCTGGAAGCCTTCAGCTACTCCGTTTCTCACGACCTTCGTGCTCCGCTTCGCTCGGTCGACGGCTTCAGCCTCGCTCTTGAAGAAGATTTCATGGAGTCGCTCAACGAAGAGGGCCGCGACTTCATCCGCCGCATCCGCGCCGGCGTGCAGCGCATGGGCCAGCTGATCGACTCCCTGCTGCAGCTCTCCCGAATCACGCGCGCAGAGATCGCCTACGAGTCCTTCAACCTGAGCGAGCTGGCCGAAGAGGTCGCCAACGAGCTTCGCGCACAGAATCCGGACCGCAACCTTGCCTTTCATATCCAGCCGGATATGCAGGTTCAGGCCGACCCGCGGCTGCTTCGCGTAGCGCTGGAAAACCTGCTCGGCAATGCCGTGAAATTCACGGCCAAAAAGCCGGCAGCCGTCATCGATGTGGGTTATATCCCGGAATCCGGCGAATATTACGTCCGCGACAACGGCGCCGGCTTCGATATGCAGTACGCGAACAAGCTCTTCGTCGCCTTCCAGCGGCTGCACGGAGACAAGGATTTCAAGGGATCGGGCATCGGACTCGCCACCGTCGCCCGGGTCATCCGCCGCCATCACGGCACCATGCGGGCGGAGGCCAAACTGAATGAGGGCGCAACCTTCACCTTTACTTTAAGATAA
- the purQ gene encoding phosphoribosylformylglycinamidine synthase subunit PurQ, with translation MKIGVLVFPGSNCDHDTYHVVAELAQQPVTFLWHDSSSLENCDAILVPGGFAYGDYLRTGAIARFSPVMQSVKKFASDGGLVLGICNGFQILCESGLLPGALMRNAGLKYICKQVYLRTETTDTPFTHQLNKGEVMKIPIGHMEGNYFCDESTLAQLRAQDRIAFRYATPEGEITREANPNGSLDNIAGILSEGRNVLGMMPHPDRSSEALLGSADGFKIFQSLVASLAGVR, from the coding sequence ATGAAAATCGGTGTTCTTGTCTTCCCCGGCTCCAACTGTGATCATGACACGTACCACGTCGTCGCCGAGCTTGCGCAGCAGCCGGTTACCTTCCTCTGGCACGATTCCTCGAGCCTCGAGAACTGCGACGCTATCCTCGTGCCCGGCGGCTTTGCCTATGGCGACTATCTGCGCACCGGCGCTATCGCCCGCTTTTCGCCCGTCATGCAGTCGGTGAAGAAGTTCGCATCCGACGGGGGCCTGGTCCTCGGCATCTGCAACGGATTCCAGATCCTCTGCGAATCCGGCCTGCTCCCCGGCGCGCTGATGCGCAATGCCGGACTCAAGTACATCTGCAAACAGGTTTACCTGCGCACCGAAACCACCGATACCCCATTCACGCACCAGCTGAACAAGGGCGAGGTAATGAAGATTCCCATCGGTCACATGGAGGGCAACTACTTCTGTGACGAGTCCACGCTGGCCCAGCTTCGCGCTCAGGACCGAATCGCTTTCCGCTATGCCACTCCCGAAGGCGAGATCACACGCGAAGCCAACCCCAACGGCTCACTCGACAACATTGCCGGCATTCTCAGCGAGGGCCGTAATGTTCTCGGCATGATGCCCCACCCCGACCGCTCGAGCGAAGCCCTGCTCGGCTCGGCTGACGGCTTCAAGATCTTCCAATCACTGGTCGCCTCGCTCGCCGGCGTCCGATAG
- a CDS encoding SDR family NAD(P)-dependent oxidoreductase has product MPSLTGKKALVTGAAKRIGRSIALALAAEGADVVITYRESSDAAARTVEELREMGVRAQAVHADLRNPESIRQAVKDAAEFLGGLDVLVNNAGRFETAALESISVEQWDAMFETNTRGPFLAAQAAYPYLKAAHGRIINIGSLGGIHPWPTHAHYCTSKAALHMLTQTMSKAFAPEISVNCVAPGMIVNGEVSAEYEHFAKKTPMQRNGSPQEVAAAVVFFASGPHFITGQLLGVDGGLGL; this is encoded by the coding sequence ATGCCATCCCTGACAGGAAAGAAGGCGCTGGTGACCGGCGCCGCGAAGAGAATTGGACGCAGCATTGCGCTGGCTTTGGCCGCGGAAGGCGCGGATGTGGTGATTACATACCGGGAGTCGTCGGACGCGGCGGCCCGAACGGTGGAAGAATTGCGCGAGATGGGCGTCCGGGCGCAGGCTGTGCATGCCGATCTGCGGAACCCGGAGAGCATCCGGCAGGCAGTGAAGGATGCAGCGGAGTTCCTCGGTGGTCTGGACGTGCTGGTGAACAACGCCGGCCGCTTCGAGACCGCGGCCCTTGAAAGCATCAGTGTGGAGCAGTGGGATGCCATGTTCGAGACCAACACCCGCGGCCCGTTCCTGGCAGCGCAGGCGGCCTATCCCTATCTGAAGGCTGCGCACGGGCGGATCATCAACATCGGCTCGCTGGGCGGGATTCATCCCTGGCCGACGCATGCGCACTACTGCACATCGAAGGCTGCGCTGCACATGCTGACTCAGACCATGTCGAAGGCCTTTGCGCCCGAGATCAGCGTAAACTGCGTGGCGCCAGGAATGATCGTAAACGGAGAGGTTTCGGCCGAATACGAGCATTTTGCGAAGAAGACGCCGATGCAGCGCAACGGCTCTCCGCAGGAAGTAGCGGCGGCGGTGGTTTTCTTTGCCTCCGGGCCGCACTTCATCACCGGACAATTGCTGGGCGTAGACGGCGGACTGGGCTTATAG
- a CDS encoding AMP-dependent synthetase/ligase: MTNLKTLNDIFFLVTAGNRERVILEPVSGPGGNLRWTPISSGQLYQRVRKLASVLRDWGISRGDRIAILSENRWEWAVTDFAALAIGAIDVPIYPTLNAEQTAVLLADSGARVIFVSSRAQYEKVAAIRGTTAIERIVIMDSEGTPDGIPFASLMEGADKETARDAEFDRRAYDVQPNDIATLIYTSGTTGESKGVVLTHGNIASNLNESLAGFDIWTEDSCISFLPLSHITARHLDYAIYTKQATVAYCSAFEQLPAALAEVRPTVMVAVPRVYEKVRQEVERRAGLSPVKKRIFAWAVKTGTGHMEKIGRGEIPGAVSWKLAKKLVYSKVTDFFGGKVRYFISGGAPLGQDTAKWYASVGIRILEGYGLTETSPVLAINTPSAYRMGSVGKALPQVEYRFAEDGELLVKGPNVFSGYWKREPHDTENFDAEGWFRTGDIGNADADGFLYITDRKKELLKTSGGKLIAPQPIENRMKAHLLVGGAALVGDRHKFASALISPNFAALEVWAKEQGIAAATRRELVNDVQVVARYQEIVDEVNTGLSNYETIKRFRLVPTEWSLDSGELTPSLKLKRRVIAEKYAAEIVDLYADEATAHR; encoded by the coding sequence GTGACGAACCTGAAGACCCTGAACGACATCTTCTTCCTGGTAACGGCCGGAAACCGGGAGCGGGTAATCCTGGAGCCGGTCTCCGGACCTGGCGGAAATCTGCGCTGGACACCCATCTCGAGCGGACAGCTTTACCAGCGGGTGCGCAAACTGGCCAGTGTGCTGCGCGACTGGGGCATTTCCCGGGGCGACCGGATCGCCATCCTCTCTGAAAACCGCTGGGAGTGGGCGGTCACGGATTTTGCCGCATTGGCCATCGGCGCCATTGACGTGCCAATCTACCCCACGCTGAATGCCGAGCAGACCGCGGTGTTGCTGGCCGACTCGGGCGCGCGCGTGATCTTCGTCTCCAGCCGCGCGCAGTACGAAAAAGTAGCAGCGATCCGCGGTACAACGGCGATTGAGCGCATTGTGATCATGGACAGCGAGGGCACGCCGGACGGGATACCGTTCGCCTCACTGATGGAGGGCGCGGACAAGGAAACGGCGCGCGATGCGGAATTCGATCGCCGGGCCTACGATGTACAGCCTAACGATATCGCAACGCTGATCTATACCTCGGGCACCACCGGGGAATCGAAGGGCGTGGTGTTGACGCATGGCAATATCGCGTCGAACCTCAACGAGTCGCTGGCCGGGTTCGATATCTGGACCGAGGACAGCTGTATCTCGTTCCTGCCGCTATCGCATATTACCGCCCGGCACCTGGATTACGCGATCTACACGAAGCAGGCGACGGTGGCTTACTGTTCGGCCTTCGAGCAGTTGCCTGCCGCGCTGGCCGAGGTGCGGCCTACGGTGATGGTGGCGGTGCCGCGTGTCTATGAAAAGGTGCGGCAGGAGGTAGAGCGGCGCGCCGGGCTCTCGCCGGTGAAGAAGCGCATCTTCGCATGGGCTGTGAAGACAGGTACCGGTCATATGGAGAAGATCGGACGCGGTGAGATACCAGGCGCGGTGAGCTGGAAGCTGGCGAAGAAGCTGGTTTATAGCAAGGTGACAGACTTCTTCGGCGGCAAGGTACGGTATTTCATCTCCGGCGGAGCTCCGCTGGGGCAGGATACGGCGAAGTGGTACGCATCGGTGGGGATACGGATTCTCGAGGGTTATGGACTGACGGAGACTTCGCCGGTACTGGCGATCAACACGCCGTCGGCCTATCGGATGGGTTCGGTAGGCAAGGCGCTGCCGCAGGTGGAATACCGTTTTGCTGAAGATGGCGAGCTGCTGGTGAAGGGGCCGAATGTATTTTCCGGTTACTGGAAGCGGGAGCCGCACGATACGGAGAACTTCGATGCGGAAGGCTGGTTCCGCACCGGGGATATCGGCAATGCGGATGCCGACGGCTTCCTGTACATCACCGACCGGAAGAAGGAACTGCTCAAGACTTCGGGCGGCAAGCTGATCGCACCGCAGCCGATTGAGAACAGGATGAAGGCTCACCTGCTGGTGGGCGGTGCTGCGCTGGTGGGCGATCGGCATAAGTTTGCCTCGGCGTTGATCTCACCGAACTTTGCAGCGCTCGAAGTCTGGGCGAAGGAGCAGGGAATTGCCGCGGCAACCCGGCGTGAGCTGGTGAATGATGTGCAGGTAGTGGCGCGATACCAGGAGATCGTGGACGAAGTGAACACGGGCCTGTCGAATTACGAGACGATCAAGCGCTTTCGGCTGGTGCCGACAGAGTGGTCGCTCGATTCCGGTGAGCTGACACCCAGTCTGAAGCTGAAACGGCGGGTGATCGCGGAAAAGTATGCGGCAGAGATCGTAGATCTTTATGCGGATGAAGCGACGGCACATCGCTAA